Proteins encoded in a region of the Anoxybacillus amylolyticus genome:
- the cydD gene encoding thiol reductant ABC exporter subunit CydD, with protein sequence MDKTLFSYKGIKPVLAGLAILTVIQGAIVIIQAYFLADAISSLFGGDLFANVFKKLIIFFLALVVRQLLTVWKRNIVYHFAARTSKELRESLLQKLFQLGPRFVKEEGSGQTVTLVMEGMMKFRRYLELILPKLMNSAIIPVMICIFIFFVNIRSAVILGLAVPILIAFMILLGLAAKIKADRQYESYQMLSNHFVDSLRGLETLKYLGLSRQHINKIILVSERYRRATMETLRIAFLSSFALDFFTMLSIATVAVFLGMDLINGKMELRPALTILILAPEYFLPIREVGADYHATLDGKEAGKKIQEILDKESLQQKQDPIPLWKSTSTFSVKGVSVHFADSDRPALQDIQFSVSGSKKIGIIGASGAGKSTLIDTLSGFLTPSSGEFQVNGKKLTTLSQLNWQNQITYIPQHPYIFHDTVLNNIRFYDPEATVKEVEEAAERAGLTEVIQSLPQGFETIIGEGGRSLSGGQEQRIALARAFLSNRPIIILDEPTAHLDIETEYELKETMLQLFNGKLVFFATHRLHWMLDMDQIIVLDQGKIVEIGTHEQLIGQNSTYYQLVKTQMEGI encoded by the coding sequence ATGGATAAAACATTGTTCTCTTACAAAGGGATTAAGCCGGTTTTAGCTGGTCTGGCGATATTAACGGTTATTCAAGGTGCTATTGTTATTATTCAAGCTTATTTTTTGGCAGACGCAATCTCCTCCCTTTTTGGGGGAGATTTGTTTGCCAATGTCTTTAAAAAGTTGATTATTTTCTTTCTTGCGTTAGTTGTTCGCCAACTGCTAACCGTTTGGAAAAGAAATATAGTCTACCATTTTGCTGCCAGAACGAGTAAAGAGTTGCGGGAATCATTGTTGCAAAAGCTGTTTCAACTCGGCCCTCGTTTTGTAAAAGAAGAAGGCTCCGGACAGACAGTCACCTTGGTTATGGAAGGAATGATGAAATTCCGCCGCTATTTGGAGCTTATTCTTCCGAAATTGATGAATTCGGCAATTATCCCTGTTATGATCTGTATCTTTATCTTTTTTGTAAATATCCGTTCCGCTGTCATTTTAGGCCTAGCCGTTCCGATACTTATTGCTTTTATGATTTTGCTTGGATTGGCGGCAAAAATAAAAGCCGATCGCCAATATGAATCCTATCAAATGCTGTCCAATCATTTTGTCGATTCGTTGAGAGGATTGGAGACACTCAAATATTTAGGATTAAGCCGGCAGCACATCAACAAAATTATTTTAGTAAGCGAAAGATATCGACGGGCTACAATGGAAACTTTGCGTATCGCCTTTTTATCTTCGTTTGCATTGGATTTTTTTACCATGCTCTCAATAGCGACCGTCGCCGTTTTTCTTGGAATGGATTTAATAAACGGGAAGATGGAGTTGCGTCCAGCGTTGACGATTCTTATCCTAGCGCCGGAGTACTTCCTGCCAATTAGGGAGGTGGGGGCCGATTACCATGCGACGCTTGACGGTAAAGAAGCAGGCAAAAAGATTCAGGAAATTCTCGATAAGGAATCGTTGCAGCAAAAACAGGATCCTATCCCCCTTTGGAAATCAACAAGTACATTTTCTGTTAAAGGGGTAAGTGTACATTTTGCTGACAGCGATCGTCCAGCTTTACAGGATATCCAATTTTCTGTTTCAGGCTCAAAAAAAATTGGAATTATTGGAGCTAGTGGTGCAGGAAAATCCACATTGATTGATACATTAAGTGGATTTTTAACGCCTTCGTCAGGAGAATTTCAGGTAAACGGCAAGAAGTTAACCACTTTGTCTCAGTTGAATTGGCAAAATCAAATAACGTATATTCCCCAACACCCTTATATATTTCACGATACCGTTTTAAACAATATTCGTTTTTATGATCCGGAGGCAACCGTGAAAGAAGTAGAGGAGGCAGCAGAGAGAGCGGGACTCACCGAAGTGATTCAATCGTTGCCGCAGGGATTTGAAACAATCATAGGGGAAGGGGGACGGAGCTTAAGTGGCGGACAGGAACAACGGATCGCCCTCGCACGGGCATTCTTAAGCAACCGTCCTATCATCATTCTTGATGAGCCAACTGCCCATCTTGATATTGAAACGGAATACGAATTAAAAGAGACGATGTTACAATTGTTTAACGGCAAGCTCGTATTTTTTGCTACACATCGCTTGCATTGGATGCTTGATATGGATCAAATTATTGTTCTTGATCAAGGCAAAATAGTGGAAATCGGAACACACGAACAGTTAATCGGGCAGAATTCTACTTATTATCAGCTTGTTAAAACACAAATGGAGGGCATCTAA
- the cydB gene encoding cytochrome d ubiquinol oxidase subunit II: protein MELSELWFVLISILFIGFFFLEGFDFGVGMSTRFLARDQKERTIMVNTIGPFWDANEVWLITGAGAIFAAFPHWYATMFSGYYLLMLTVLLSLIGRGVAFEYRRKVEDTRWTNVWDWVIFFGSLLPPFLLGVLFTSALKGVPIHEDMNMEAGFSDVMNIYSIWGGLTITLLCLLHGLTFLSLKTEGEIRQRSAALAKKLVLAVLGSLIIFVGLSSFMTDIFEVRPILEPIIVVLIVLAYGLSYYFISNKREGMAFTMTGLGIGLTVSSIFVGLFPRVMVSSLNKAFNLTVYNASSGAYSLKIMTIVAVTILPFVLGYTIYSYYVFRKRVSDKEHLTY from the coding sequence ATGGAATTGAGTGAACTTTGGTTTGTCTTAATCTCCATACTTTTTATTGGGTTCTTCTTTCTTGAAGGTTTTGATTTTGGCGTAGGAATGTCGACTCGCTTCCTTGCCCGTGATCAAAAAGAGCGGACTATCATGGTGAACACAATCGGGCCTTTCTGGGACGCGAATGAAGTATGGCTAATAACTGGAGCGGGTGCCATTTTTGCAGCCTTTCCGCACTGGTATGCAACGATGTTCAGCGGCTATTACTTGCTGATGCTGACAGTCTTGCTGAGCCTAATTGGACGCGGTGTTGCTTTTGAATATCGCCGCAAGGTTGAAGACACGCGCTGGACGAATGTATGGGACTGGGTGATCTTTTTCGGAAGCTTGCTGCCGCCGTTCCTTTTAGGTGTTCTGTTTACAAGTGCGCTTAAGGGTGTGCCGATCCATGAAGATATGAATATGGAGGCAGGTTTCTCGGATGTTATGAATATTTATTCCATTTGGGGCGGCTTAACGATTACGTTACTGTGCTTATTGCATGGATTGACTTTCCTATCTTTAAAAACAGAAGGAGAGATCAGACAACGGTCGGCTGCATTGGCTAAAAAATTGGTGTTGGCCGTACTTGGATCACTTATCATTTTTGTAGGACTCTCTTCGTTTATGACAGATATTTTTGAGGTACGCCCTATCCTTGAGCCTATTATTGTCGTATTGATTGTGCTTGCTTATGGATTATCATACTATTTCATTTCCAATAAACGCGAAGGAATGGCATTCACTATGACAGGACTTGGAATCGGACTAACGGTATCATCGATTTTCGTTGGACTGTTCCCAAGAGTGATGGTCAGTTCCTTGAACAAAGCCTTTAATTTAACGGTCTACAACGCATCCAGTGGGGCATATTCCTTGAAAATAATGACAATTGTGGCCGTAACTATTTTACCGTTTGTATTAGGGTATACTATTTATAGCTATTACGTATTCCGTAAACGAGTATCTGACAAGGAGCATTTAACGTACTGA
- the cydC gene encoding thiol reductant ABC exporter subunit CydC, giving the protein MNKENWIFPYLRQYRGLFALAILLGSLTILFGGALMFTSGYLISKAATQPESILMVYVPIVGVRAFGIGRSVLSYAERLTGHQFILKILSEMRVRLYKIIEPQALFLRSRLRTGDVLGVLADDIEHLQDFYLKTLFPSLVSLVIYTVIIICAGLFSIPFAILLAVFIGLLIFVGPIISYIYTKTKNEQLKRGRHQLYQQFTDTIFGISDWIFSGKYAAFIQRYETQEHKLLAIETKKRSFVNWRDVLNQIVLGAIVIIAIYWANEQTLRGEFSPTMIAACGLVALSLVESFLPIAGAVSETSSYQDSLKRLEAIEAESSLPWIEADGCKNSLDLSQVTIEINHLSFGYTSETPLLNDFSLKIGQGEKIAIIGRSGSGKSTLLKLLQGALVPTRGGVRINGMNAHELGSAVPKLMAVLNQKPYLFNTSVMNNIRLGNPEATDEEVYEAAKMVQLHELIMQLPKGYETNMQETGSRFSGGERQRIALARILLQKTPIVIMDEPTVGLDPITEANLLATIFNTLKGKTIIWVTHHLMGVEKMDRILFLEKGKIIMGGSHQQLLESEERYRRLYALDRPALQFTIGESPCKGVARL; this is encoded by the coding sequence ATGAATAAGGAGAATTGGATCTTCCCGTATTTGCGTCAATATCGCGGCTTGTTTGCGTTGGCTATTCTTCTTGGTTCGCTTACCATTCTCTTTGGCGGAGCATTGATGTTTACTTCGGGTTATTTAATTTCTAAAGCGGCGACACAACCTGAATCCATTTTAATGGTTTATGTGCCGATTGTTGGTGTCCGTGCATTCGGAATTGGTCGATCTGTGCTTAGCTATGCGGAGAGACTGACAGGACACCAATTCATTTTGAAGATACTTTCCGAAATGCGCGTCCGCTTATATAAAATCATTGAGCCGCAAGCCTTGTTTCTTCGTTCTCGCTTACGCACGGGTGACGTTCTTGGTGTACTCGCCGATGATATTGAGCATTTGCAGGATTTTTACTTAAAAACACTGTTTCCTTCACTTGTTTCTTTAGTCATTTACACAGTGATTATTATTTGTGCAGGACTTTTCTCGATTCCATTCGCAATTCTCCTAGCTGTATTCATAGGGTTGTTGATTTTTGTTGGTCCAATTATTTCATACATTTATACGAAAACAAAAAATGAACAATTGAAAAGGGGAAGACACCAACTTTATCAACAGTTTACCGATACGATTTTTGGCATAAGCGACTGGATATTTAGCGGGAAATACGCGGCTTTTATTCAGCGATACGAAACACAAGAACATAAACTGCTTGCAATTGAAACGAAGAAACGTTCCTTTGTGAACTGGCGAGACGTTTTAAATCAGATTGTGCTTGGTGCCATTGTCATCATCGCCATCTATTGGGCCAATGAGCAGACGCTAAGAGGAGAATTCTCGCCCACGATGATTGCTGCTTGTGGTCTTGTAGCACTGTCCTTAGTGGAATCTTTTTTGCCGATTGCAGGGGCAGTTAGTGAAACATCGTCTTATCAAGATTCATTAAAGCGTCTTGAAGCCATTGAAGCAGAGTCTTCTCTACCTTGGATAGAAGCAGATGGATGCAAAAATTCACTGGATTTATCTCAAGTAACGATTGAAATAAACCATTTATCATTTGGATATACTTCTGAAACACCACTGCTGAACGATTTTAGTTTAAAAATAGGGCAGGGTGAGAAAATTGCCATTATCGGGCGCAGCGGATCCGGAAAATCGACGCTGTTGAAATTACTTCAAGGAGCTCTTGTACCGACTCGTGGAGGAGTGCGTATAAATGGGATGAATGCACATGAGTTGGGTTCGGCTGTTCCAAAATTAATGGCTGTTCTCAACCAAAAGCCCTATTTATTCAATACATCCGTCATGAACAATATCCGCCTTGGCAACCCGGAAGCAACGGATGAAGAAGTATACGAAGCAGCCAAGATGGTTCAATTGCATGAATTGATTATGCAATTGCCTAAAGGATATGAGACGAACATGCAAGAAACAGGTTCTCGCTTTTCCGGTGGTGAACGGCAAAGAATCGCACTGGCACGGATATTATTGCAAAAAACTCCGATCGTCATCATGGATGAACCGACAGTTGGGCTCGATCCAATCACAGAAGCGAATTTATTGGCTACCATTTTCAATACGCTCAAGGGAAAAACCATCATTTGGGTAACACACCATTTGATGGGCGTGGAGAAAATGGATCGCATCCTTTTCCTTGAAAAAGGAAAAATCATCATGGGTGGAAGTCATCAACAACTGCTTGAAAGCGAGGAAAGATATCGACGTTTATATGCACTGGATCGTCCGGCTTTACAATTTACAATCGGGGAAAGCCCATGCAAGGGCGTAGCCCGTCTTTAG